From the genome of Uranotaenia lowii strain MFRU-FL chromosome 1, ASM2978415v1, whole genome shotgun sequence, one region includes:
- the LOC129747069 gene encoding uncharacterized protein LOC129747069: MYPHSQVLQDIYQTMPPFQTSLTVMCEISILHIYTKSASQTLVVSDLVTTISPNLLGLDGSNNRRKANGDPDNSALTGPGSGARMLMASGIWSSVAMTLLLLVSSLDARMMQHL; this comes from the coding sequence ATGTATCCGCACAGCCAGGTCCTGCAGGACATCTACCAGACGATGCCCCCATTCCAGACCAGCCTGACGGTGATGTGCGAAATCTCGATCCTGCACATCTACACCAAGAGCGCCTCGCAGACGCTGGTGGTGAGCGATCTGGTCACTACAATTTCCCCCAATTTGCTCGGCCTGGACGGTTCCAACAATCGGCGGAAAGCGAACGGAGATCCGGACAATTCGGCGCTTACCGGTCCCGGAAGTGGCGCCCGGATGTTGATGGCATCTGGCATCTGGAGCAGCGTCGCGATGACTCTTCTACTTCTGGTGAGTTCACTTGACGCCAGGATGATGCAACACTTGTGA